A section of the Amycolatopsis sp. AA4 genome encodes:
- a CDS encoding TetR/AcrR family transcriptional regulator: protein MARLTRAQTQERNRAKVLAAAREEFTERGFRDAKIDVIAERAELTRGAVYSNFPGKRALYFAVLAAEAERFAAQPPEPDPGLTPAEALGAFARAWVARLPLATDPDARLGVDLLPEILADELTHRPYAQLLRFDAIVLGLVLERLSPSSGRLVRVAEAALTMLHGASQLAAAAPGFGEPFNVVRACEALPALGLSDTWPEPPIVPQAKAAGETWSPPEVFDALRERPARIDGDGVVAVLGLHRLSAAEEALRAAKDVTLVVVTGQPGELVPLTNLVLADLRGLLKRSCPHSAWPDVRVIVDETGAVAAAAGVSAVSDATETALRVHSGHILLRAEGFGACHAAATSTVPAGSGEPR from the coding sequence ATGGCGCGGCTGACCAGGGCGCAGACTCAGGAGCGCAACCGGGCGAAGGTGCTGGCCGCCGCTCGCGAGGAGTTCACCGAACGCGGGTTCCGCGACGCCAAGATCGACGTGATCGCCGAGCGCGCCGAGCTGACCCGCGGCGCGGTCTACTCCAACTTCCCCGGCAAACGCGCCCTCTACTTCGCCGTGCTCGCCGCCGAAGCGGAGCGGTTCGCCGCCCAGCCGCCCGAACCGGACCCAGGTCTCACGCCCGCCGAAGCGCTCGGCGCGTTCGCCCGCGCGTGGGTGGCGAGGCTGCCGCTGGCCACCGACCCGGACGCGCGCCTCGGCGTCGACCTGCTGCCGGAAATCCTCGCCGACGAACTCACCCACCGGCCGTACGCGCAGTTGCTGCGCTTCGACGCGATCGTGCTCGGCCTTGTGCTGGAACGGCTTTCGCCCTCGTCCGGACGGCTGGTGCGCGTGGCGGAAGCGGCGCTGACCATGCTGCACGGGGCGAGCCAGCTGGCTGCCGCGGCACCCGGTTTCGGCGAGCCGTTCAACGTCGTGCGCGCGTGCGAAGCGTTGCCCGCGCTGGGATTGAGCGACACCTGGCCGGAGCCGCCGATCGTGCCGCAAGCCAAAGCGGCCGGGGAAACCTGGTCTCCGCCAGAGGTTTTCGACGCCCTGCGCGAGCGTCCAGCGCGCATCGACGGCGACGGGGTGGTCGCGGTGCTCGGGCTGCACCGGCTGTCCGCCGCGGAGGAAGCCTTGCGCGCGGCCAAGGACGTCACGCTGGTCGTGGTCACGGGGCAGCCGGGGGAGCTGGTGCCGTTGACGAATCTGGTGCTGGCGGACCTGCGCGGCCTGCTGAAGCGTTCGTGCCCGCACTCGGCCTGGCCGGACGTGCGCGTGATCGTGGACGAGACCGGTGCGGTAGCCGCGGCGGCCGGGGTCTCGGCGGTCAGCGACGCGACCGAGACCGCGCTCCGGGTCCACAGTGGACACATCCTGCTGCGCGCTGAGGGCTTCGGCGCCTGCCACGCCGCCGCGACGAGCACCGTGCCCGCCGGATCCGGGGAACCGCGCTGA
- a CDS encoding helix-turn-helix domain-containing protein, producing the protein MDKPGRRSFAFEFKLEVVRRYVGGEATAAELAREHGLSSPKLVENWARAYRREGEDALRPKPKGRPPGVADSPGPGELERLRAENLRLSAENAYLKKLRALREQGRG; encoded by the coding sequence ATGGACAAGCCAGGCAGGCGGTCGTTCGCGTTCGAGTTCAAGCTGGAGGTCGTGCGCCGGTATGTCGGCGGCGAGGCGACCGCGGCCGAGCTGGCGCGCGAGCACGGGCTGTCCTCGCCCAAACTCGTGGAGAACTGGGCGCGGGCGTATCGGCGCGAGGGAGAGGACGCGTTGCGGCCCAAGCCGAAAGGCCGTCCGCCCGGTGTCGCGGACTCGCCGGGTCCCGGCGAGCTGGAGCGGTTGCGGGCGGAGAACCTGCGGCTGTCGGCGGAGAACGCCTACCTAAAAAAATTGCGGGCCTTGAGGGAGCAGGGGCGAGGGTGA
- a CDS encoding IS3 family transposase: MKTQAVAALKADYPLPVLLAVAGLARSTFFYHQARPDRPDPHAGLKAAIAEAFEAARGRYGHRRIHTVLARAGWRVAKKTVLALMNALGLVCQVRRPRRRRSWPGRPGTAAENLLNREFGAEAPDTKWVTDVTEFRIGDRKVYLSPVIDLFDRSVIAYACGPSPTLELTNSSLRAAIATLPAGARPLVHSDQGFQYRHASWRSLLADAGLTQSMSRRATCLDNAVAENFFGHLKEELFHHTKFDTVDTFITALHDYIDWYNTTRISTTLQGLSPAEYRAQTLAA; the protein is encoded by the coding sequence GTGAAAACCCAGGCCGTCGCCGCCCTCAAGGCCGACTATCCGCTGCCGGTGCTGCTGGCGGTCGCGGGCCTGGCCCGGTCGACGTTCTTCTACCACCAGGCCCGGCCCGACCGGCCCGACCCGCACGCCGGGCTCAAGGCCGCGATCGCCGAGGCGTTCGAGGCCGCCCGCGGCCGCTACGGGCACCGGCGGATCCACACGGTCCTGGCCCGCGCCGGCTGGCGGGTGGCGAAGAAAACCGTGCTCGCGCTGATGAACGCCCTCGGCCTGGTCTGCCAGGTCCGGCGGCCGCGCCGGCGCCGGTCCTGGCCCGGCCGGCCCGGCACGGCCGCCGAGAACCTGCTCAACCGCGAGTTCGGCGCCGAGGCCCCGGACACCAAATGGGTCACCGACGTGACCGAGTTCCGCATCGGCGACCGCAAGGTCTACCTCTCGCCCGTGATCGACCTGTTCGACCGGTCCGTGATCGCCTACGCCTGCGGGCCGTCCCCGACGCTGGAGCTGACGAACTCCTCGCTGCGCGCCGCGATCGCGACCCTGCCCGCCGGAGCCCGCCCGCTGGTGCACTCCGACCAGGGCTTCCAGTACCGGCACGCCTCCTGGCGCTCCCTGCTCGCCGACGCCGGCCTGACCCAGTCGATGTCCCGGCGAGCCACCTGCCTGGACAACGCCGTCGCCGAGAACTTCTTCGGCCACCTCAAAGAAGAACTCTTCCACCACACCAAGTTCGACACCGTCGACACGTTCATCACGGCACTGCACGACTACATCGACTGGTACAACACCACCCGCATCTCCACCACGCTCCAAGGCCTGAGCCCGGCCGAATACCGGGCCCAGACCCTCGCCGCCTAA
- a CDS encoding S8 family serine peptidase — protein sequence MAATGSLVLAGATQPAQAAAPAAAAETAPQSVIVVLADQLPSAPPTKAASDTRRAKATQEQDSVLAKLAGAAPAKVKHFALGNAFSATVTPAQAAQLAHDPAVAQVLPDSKVTLPDAKPSAPAAAPKAGGPAAQSVPNATCPSDPAKPLLEPEALTSIRAYSTTGGKSASDLANGAGVKVAFLADNMDPNYADFIRPDGSHVFSDYQDFSGDGPNTTDAGAEAFGDASSIAAQGVVVHDLSKFVNEKHPLPAGCNIVVKGVAPGASLVGLNVFGKTATNSAVLQAIDYAVTVDHVDVINESLGLNQYPDSSSRNLFQVFNDQAVAAGVTVTASSGDAGTTSTIGSPATDPLVISTGATTDNRLYAQTGYAAFGFSNGKWVSDNISALSSSGITQNGRTIDLVAPGEGNWADCSPAYAECHNFNTVPQPTDLESFGGTSESAPLTAGVAALVIQSYRNSHHGASPSPAQVKQIITSTARDLNLPADEQGAGLLDARAAVEAALTAPGSTGAPAGVSSNITLSADQLTLEGAPGSTQQASVNVTNSGTKPLTVSTGTRTFAPIGTQAQTTSFDSTKLPTFPYFNGTNWAYKKVTFSVPNGAQRLLARMAWQGSPKTVNGQSVTPVVRLTLLAPDGTFVANSRPQGGAATANYANVDVTRPAAGTWTAVLYSASGPAGYTGDIQLATTAQRAVPYGQVSPQILQLNPGQTKPVHVSLQTPSSGGDADYSIVFGSSDGHQTTVSAVLRALIPTKNGPGTFSGTITGGNARAVSPAQTFSYEFDVPRGKRDLDVAVKLQDPGTLLDGVLVDPNGELADVNSNAFLASATTLGQGTGLQLVDANPLPGRWHLVLVVQNPVTGKQIDQPFTGTVGFDQASASAPALPQSASLAAGKAVTVPVTVRNTGIEPIAIGIDARTNARQTLQPQPIQGSTEVNLPELNADAPVYSIPPETSKFTVATSSTVPAQAEIQGSAAGIDVLGDLKSAQNGSTVSVATIGEKTGYVTKGVWFADVQEIGPFGPEGAPAGHSSYTASIQTAGFDGSVTSSTGDPYGQSVDPNGTGGTPQLVKPGETATILVTITPSGNRGDKVAGHLNIVTVPSLPTGVTGLPQVGTGEVLATLPYSYRIG from the coding sequence ATGGCTGCGACCGGCAGCCTGGTGCTGGCCGGGGCGACCCAGCCGGCGCAGGCTGCCGCGCCCGCCGCCGCGGCCGAGACGGCACCGCAATCGGTGATCGTCGTCCTCGCGGACCAGCTGCCCAGCGCGCCGCCCACCAAGGCGGCGTCGGACACTCGCCGCGCCAAAGCCACCCAAGAACAGGACTCGGTGCTCGCCAAGCTCGCCGGCGCGGCGCCCGCCAAGGTCAAGCACTTCGCGCTGGGCAACGCGTTTTCCGCCACCGTAACGCCCGCGCAGGCCGCCCAGCTCGCGCACGACCCGGCGGTCGCGCAGGTGCTGCCGGACAGCAAGGTGACGCTGCCGGACGCCAAACCGAGCGCACCGGCCGCCGCGCCCAAGGCAGGCGGACCGGCCGCGCAGTCCGTTCCGAACGCGACCTGCCCGAGCGACCCGGCGAAACCGTTGCTGGAGCCCGAAGCGCTGACCTCGATCCGCGCGTACAGCACCACCGGCGGCAAGAGCGCGTCCGACCTGGCCAACGGCGCCGGCGTCAAGGTCGCGTTCCTCGCCGACAACATGGACCCGAACTACGCGGACTTCATCCGTCCCGACGGCAGCCATGTGTTCTCGGACTACCAGGACTTCTCCGGCGACGGCCCGAACACGACCGACGCCGGCGCCGAGGCCTTCGGCGACGCCTCCTCGATCGCCGCGCAGGGCGTCGTGGTGCACGACCTGTCGAAGTTCGTCAACGAGAAGCACCCGCTCCCGGCGGGCTGCAACATCGTCGTCAAGGGCGTCGCGCCGGGCGCGAGCCTGGTCGGACTGAACGTGTTCGGCAAGACCGCCACGAACTCCGCGGTGCTGCAGGCGATCGACTACGCGGTGACCGTCGACCACGTCGACGTGATCAACGAATCGCTCGGCCTCAACCAGTACCCGGATTCCAGCTCCCGCAACCTGTTCCAGGTCTTCAACGACCAGGCCGTGGCCGCGGGCGTCACGGTCACCGCGTCCAGCGGCGACGCGGGCACCACGTCCACGATCGGCAGCCCGGCCACCGACCCGCTGGTGATCTCGACCGGCGCGACGACCGACAACCGGCTGTACGCGCAGACCGGCTACGCGGCTTTCGGCTTCTCCAACGGGAAATGGGTGAGCGACAACATCTCCGCGCTGTCCTCGTCCGGCATCACGCAGAACGGCCGCACCATCGACCTCGTCGCACCCGGCGAGGGCAACTGGGCCGACTGCTCGCCGGCGTACGCGGAATGCCACAACTTCAACACCGTGCCGCAGCCGACCGACCTCGAGTCCTTCGGCGGCACCAGTGAATCCGCCCCGCTGACCGCGGGCGTCGCCGCGCTGGTGATCCAGAGTTACCGCAATTCGCACCACGGTGCGTCGCCGTCGCCCGCGCAGGTGAAGCAGATCATCACCAGCACCGCGCGCGACCTCAACCTCCCGGCCGACGAGCAGGGCGCGGGCCTTCTCGACGCGCGCGCGGCGGTCGAGGCGGCGCTCACCGCTCCGGGTTCGACCGGGGCGCCGGCCGGCGTTTCGTCGAACATCACGCTGTCGGCCGACCAGCTGACGCTGGAAGGCGCGCCGGGCAGCACGCAGCAGGCCTCGGTGAACGTCACCAACTCGGGCACCAAGCCGCTGACGGTCAGCACCGGCACGCGGACGTTCGCGCCGATCGGCACGCAGGCGCAGACCACCTCGTTCGACTCGACCAAGCTGCCGACGTTCCCGTACTTCAACGGCACCAACTGGGCGTACAAGAAGGTCACGTTCTCCGTGCCGAACGGCGCGCAGCGGCTGCTGGCGCGGATGGCCTGGCAGGGCAGCCCGAAGACGGTCAACGGCCAGTCGGTCACCCCGGTGGTGCGGCTGACGCTGCTCGCGCCGGACGGCACCTTCGTCGCCAACAGCCGTCCGCAGGGCGGGGCCGCGACCGCGAACTACGCCAACGTGGACGTCACGCGTCCGGCGGCGGGCACGTGGACCGCGGTGCTGTACTCGGCGTCCGGACCGGCCGGGTACACCGGTGACATCCAGCTGGCGACGACCGCGCAGCGGGCCGTCCCGTACGGCCAGGTCTCGCCGCAGATCCTGCAGCTCAACCCGGGTCAGACGAAGCCGGTGCACGTCTCCCTGCAGACCCCGAGCAGCGGCGGCGACGCGGACTACTCGATCGTCTTCGGCAGCTCCGACGGCCACCAGACCACCGTATCGGCCGTGCTGCGCGCGCTGATCCCGACGAAGAACGGCCCGGGCACGTTCAGCGGCACGATCACCGGCGGCAACGCCCGTGCCGTGTCGCCCGCGCAGACCTTCTCCTACGAGTTCGACGTCCCGCGCGGCAAGCGGGACCTCGACGTCGCGGTGAAGCTGCAGGATCCGGGCACGCTGCTCGACGGCGTCCTGGTCGACCCGAACGGCGAACTCGCCGACGTGAACAGCAACGCCTTCCTCGCCTCGGCCACCACGCTGGGGCAGGGCACCGGGTTGCAGCTCGTCGACGCGAACCCGCTGCCGGGCCGCTGGCACCTGGTGCTCGTCGTGCAGAACCCGGTGACGGGCAAGCAGATCGACCAGCCGTTCACCGGCACCGTCGGCTTCGACCAGGCCTCGGCCAGCGCCCCCGCGCTGCCGCAGTCCGCGTCGCTCGCGGCGGGCAAGGCGGTGACCGTGCCGGTGACGGTGCGCAACACCGGCATCGAACCGATCGCTATCGGCATCGACGCGCGCACGAACGCCCGGCAAACGCTGCAGCCGCAGCCGATCCAGGGGTCGACCGAGGTCAACCTGCCGGAGCTGAACGCGGACGCGCCGGTGTACTCGATTCCGCCGGAGACGAGCAAGTTCACCGTCGCGACGTCCTCGACCGTGCCCGCGCAGGCGGAAATCCAGGGTTCGGCGGCGGGCATCGACGTGCTCGGCGACCTGAAGTCCGCGCAGAACGGCAGCACGGTGTCGGTCGCGACGATCGGCGAGAAGACCGGCTACGTCACCAAGGGCGTCTGGTTCGCCGACGTGCAGGAGATCGGCCCGTTCGGTCCGGAAGGCGCGCCCGCCGGGCATTCGAGCTACACGGCGTCGATCCAGACGGCGGGCTTCGACGGTTCGGTGACGTCGTCGACCGGCGACCCGTACGGCCAGTCGGTGGACCCGAACGGCACCGGCGGCACGCCGCAGCTGGTGAAGCCGGGCGAGACCGCGACCATCCTGGTGACGATCACGCCGTCGGGCAACCGCGGCGACAAGGTGGCCGGGCACTTGAACATCGTGACCGTGCCTTCGCTGCCGACCGGCGTGACCGGTCTGCCGCAGGTCGGAACCGGTGAGGTGCTGGCGACTCTGCCGTACAGCTACCGCATCGGCTGA